A genomic region of Bombus pyrosoma isolate SC7728 linkage group LG6, ASM1482585v1, whole genome shotgun sequence contains the following coding sequences:
- the LOC122568461 gene encoding N-acetylglucosamine-6-sulfatase-like isoform X1 — MTILLTCIFVSCIFLSYCAENIVLIIADDLDIFLDGMTPMQSTLELIGSKGATFLNCFVASPICCPNRASILTGTYQHNHLVINNSISGGCNSIEWQKLQEPNTFAAHLKKEMLYRTFYGGKYLNQYGEKIVGGSSHVPEGWDWWVGLIGNSKYYNYSLSINGTEQKFGSEPNDYLTDVISDLAIDFIKAHNPNSEPFLMVLAPPAPHAPFIPAMRHIDKYKDVIAKRTPNFNTQTQMDKHWLVQRGPSPLPDNLLPKLDEIYRRRWETLLAVDELVENVYEALKVGNLLNNTYIIFTSDNGYHIGQFSMPIDKRQPYETDIKVPLLIRGPGITPSKIVAPVSSVDLFATILGIAGIQRPSDGMSFLKKILPKDRTLLIEYRGEKSKGIPSSGCPSDYDPNLTLCSKDMACKCQDAANNTFSCIRRVSPKFNNIFCIFEDDKHYIEAYNITTDKYQLENIGYTMKRHHRYRLRKSLKRMSICKNEDCIVTNMENIYV, encoded by the exons atgactattttattaactTGTATTTTTGTAAGTTGTATATTCTTATCATACTGTGCAGAAAACATTGTACTAATCATTGCTGATGATTTGGATATATTTCTTGATGGCAtg acaCCAATGCAAAGTACACTGGAATTAATTGGGAGTAAAGGtgcaacatttttaaattgt tttGTTGCTTCACCTATTTGTTGCCCAAATAGAGCATCAATTTTAACTGGAACATATCAACATAATcatttagtaataaataattcaattagtGGAGGATGTAACAGTATCGAATGGCAAAAACTACAAGAACCAAATACATTTGCAGCACacttgaaaaaagaaatgcttTATAGAACTTTTTAtggtggaaaatatttaaatcag TATGGAGAAAAAATAGTAGGTGGATCCTCTCATGTACCAGAAGGATGGGATTGGTGGGTTGGACTTATtggaaattcaaaatattataattattccttATCTATTAATGGAACTGAACAAAAATTTGGTAGTGAACCAAATGATTATCTTACTGATGTAATT AGTGATCTGGCAATAGATTTCATTAAGGCACATAATCCAAATAGTGAACCATTTCTTATGGTTTTAGCACCGCCTGCACCTCATGCACCTTTTATACCAGCAATGAGGcatattgataaatataaagatgtGATAGCTAAAAGAACACCTAATTTCAATACACAGACTCAAATg gaCAAGCATTGGTTAGTACAAAGGGGGCCATCTCCACTTCCTGATAATTTATTGCCTAAGTTAGATGAAATCTATAGAAGGAGATGGGAAACATTGCTAGCTGTTGATGAACTTGTAGAGAATGTATATGAAGCTTTAAAAGTGggaaatcttttaaataatacttatattatatttacatcaGATAATGGATATCATATTG GCCAGTTCAGTATGCCAATAGATAAACGCCAACCATATGAAACAGATATTAAAGTTCCATTATTAATACGAGGTCCTGGAATTACACCATCAAAGATTGTTGCACCTGTCAGCAGTGTTGACTTATTTGCAACAATTTTAGGAATAGCTGGTATACAACGTCCATCTGATGGAAtgtcatttttaaaaaagatattgccAAAAGATAGAACTCTCTTAATAGAGTATAGAGGAGAAAAATCTAAAGGTATTCCATCCTCAGGTTGTCCAAGTGATTATGATCCAAACCTTACA TTATGTTCCAAAGATATGGCATGCAAATGTCAAGATGCTGCAAATAATACTTTTAGTTGCATACGACGTGTATCTCCAAAAttcaacaatattttctgtatttttgaAGACGACAAG cattatattGAAGCATACAATATAACTACAGATAAGTATCAACTAGAAAATATTGGATATACTATGAAGCGCCATCATAGATACAGATTGaggaaaagtttgaaaagaaTGAGTATTTGTAAAAACGAAGATTGTATTGTTACAAATATGGAAAACATATATGTTTAA
- the LOC122568461 gene encoding N-acetylglucosamine-6-sulfatase-like isoform X2, with protein MTPMQSTLELIGSKGATFLNCFVASPICCPNRASILTGTYQHNHLVINNSISGGCNSIEWQKLQEPNTFAAHLKKEMLYRTFYGGKYLNQYGEKIVGGSSHVPEGWDWWVGLIGNSKYYNYSLSINGTEQKFGSEPNDYLTDVISDLAIDFIKAHNPNSEPFLMVLAPPAPHAPFIPAMRHIDKYKDVIAKRTPNFNTQTQMDKHWLVQRGPSPLPDNLLPKLDEIYRRRWETLLAVDELVENVYEALKVGNLLNNTYIIFTSDNGYHIGQFSMPIDKRQPYETDIKVPLLIRGPGITPSKIVAPVSSVDLFATILGIAGIQRPSDGMSFLKKILPKDRTLLIEYRGEKSKGIPSSGCPSDYDPNLTLCSKDMACKCQDAANNTFSCIRRVSPKFNNIFCIFEDDKHYIEAYNITTDKYQLENIGYTMKRHHRYRLRKSLKRMSICKNEDCIVTNMENIYV; from the exons Atg acaCCAATGCAAAGTACACTGGAATTAATTGGGAGTAAAGGtgcaacatttttaaattgt tttGTTGCTTCACCTATTTGTTGCCCAAATAGAGCATCAATTTTAACTGGAACATATCAACATAATcatttagtaataaataattcaattagtGGAGGATGTAACAGTATCGAATGGCAAAAACTACAAGAACCAAATACATTTGCAGCACacttgaaaaaagaaatgcttTATAGAACTTTTTAtggtggaaaatatttaaatcag TATGGAGAAAAAATAGTAGGTGGATCCTCTCATGTACCAGAAGGATGGGATTGGTGGGTTGGACTTATtggaaattcaaaatattataattattccttATCTATTAATGGAACTGAACAAAAATTTGGTAGTGAACCAAATGATTATCTTACTGATGTAATT AGTGATCTGGCAATAGATTTCATTAAGGCACATAATCCAAATAGTGAACCATTTCTTATGGTTTTAGCACCGCCTGCACCTCATGCACCTTTTATACCAGCAATGAGGcatattgataaatataaagatgtGATAGCTAAAAGAACACCTAATTTCAATACACAGACTCAAATg gaCAAGCATTGGTTAGTACAAAGGGGGCCATCTCCACTTCCTGATAATTTATTGCCTAAGTTAGATGAAATCTATAGAAGGAGATGGGAAACATTGCTAGCTGTTGATGAACTTGTAGAGAATGTATATGAAGCTTTAAAAGTGggaaatcttttaaataatacttatattatatttacatcaGATAATGGATATCATATTG GCCAGTTCAGTATGCCAATAGATAAACGCCAACCATATGAAACAGATATTAAAGTTCCATTATTAATACGAGGTCCTGGAATTACACCATCAAAGATTGTTGCACCTGTCAGCAGTGTTGACTTATTTGCAACAATTTTAGGAATAGCTGGTATACAACGTCCATCTGATGGAAtgtcatttttaaaaaagatattgccAAAAGATAGAACTCTCTTAATAGAGTATAGAGGAGAAAAATCTAAAGGTATTCCATCCTCAGGTTGTCCAAGTGATTATGATCCAAACCTTACA TTATGTTCCAAAGATATGGCATGCAAATGTCAAGATGCTGCAAATAATACTTTTAGTTGCATACGACGTGTATCTCCAAAAttcaacaatattttctgtatttttgaAGACGACAAG cattatattGAAGCATACAATATAACTACAGATAAGTATCAACTAGAAAATATTGGATATACTATGAAGCGCCATCATAGATACAGATTGaggaaaagtttgaaaagaaTGAGTATTTGTAAAAACGAAGATTGTATTGTTACAAATATGGAAAACATATATGTTTAA